In Vibrio lentus, a single genomic region encodes these proteins:
- the fabF gene encoding beta-ketoacyl-ACP synthase II codes for MSKRRVVVTGMGMLSPVGNTVESSWKALLAGQSGIVNIDHFDATNFSTRFAGLVKDFNCEEYMTKKDARKMDLFIQYGVAAGIQALDDSALTITEENAPRVGVAIGSGIGGLGLIEAGHQALTEKGPRKISPFFVPSTIVNMIAGHMSIMRGLRGPNIAISTACTTGLHNIGHAARMIAYGDADAMLAGGAEKASTPLGMGGFGAAKALSTRNDEPQKASRPWDKGRDGFVLGDGAGMMVLEEYEHAKARGAKIYCELVGFGMSGDAYHMTSPSEDGSGGALAMEAAMRDAGVTGEQIGYVNAHGTSTPAGDVAEVKGIKRALGEAGCKQVLVSSTKSMTGHLLGAAGSAEAIITAMSLVDQIVPPTINLDDPEEGLDIDLVPHTARKVSGMEYAACNSFGFGGTNGCLIFKKI; via the coding sequence GTGTCCAAGCGTCGTGTAGTTGTCACTGGCATGGGTATGTTGTCGCCGGTAGGCAACACTGTAGAATCTTCTTGGAAAGCCCTGCTAGCTGGTCAAAGTGGTATCGTTAATATCGATCATTTTGATGCAACCAATTTCTCAACTCGTTTTGCAGGTCTAGTTAAAGACTTTAACTGCGAAGAGTATATGACTAAAAAAGATGCTCGTAAGATGGACTTGTTCATCCAGTACGGCGTCGCAGCAGGTATTCAAGCTTTAGATGATTCAGCCCTAACTATTACTGAAGAAAACGCCCCTCGTGTTGGCGTTGCTATCGGTTCTGGTATTGGTGGTCTTGGTTTGATCGAAGCAGGTCACCAAGCTCTAACTGAAAAAGGCCCTCGTAAAATCAGCCCGTTCTTCGTTCCGTCGACGATCGTGAATATGATTGCGGGTCACATGTCTATCATGCGTGGTCTACGCGGTCCAAACATCGCTATTTCTACGGCATGTACGACTGGCCTACATAACATTGGTCACGCGGCTCGTATGATTGCATACGGCGATGCTGACGCAATGCTAGCGGGTGGTGCTGAAAAAGCATCTACACCACTAGGTATGGGCGGTTTTGGTGCGGCTAAAGCACTGTCTACTCGTAACGATGAGCCTCAAAAAGCTTCTCGTCCATGGGACAAAGGTCGTGATGGCTTCGTTCTTGGTGACGGTGCAGGCATGATGGTTCTTGAAGAGTACGAACATGCGAAAGCTCGTGGCGCTAAGATTTACTGTGAGCTAGTTGGCTTCGGTATGTCGGGTGACGCTTACCATATGACATCTCCAAGTGAAGATGGCTCTGGTGGCGCGCTAGCGATGGAAGCGGCTATGCGTGATGCTGGCGTGACTGGTGAACAAATCGGTTATGTTAACGCACACGGTACATCGACTCCTGCGGGTGATGTAGCTGAAGTTAAGGGTATTAAACGTGCTCTTGGCGAAGCAGGCTGTAAGCAAGTATTGGTTTCTTCTACGAAATCAATGACTGGCCACCTTCTAGGTGCTGCGGGTTCTGCTGAAGCGATCATCACAGCGATGTCTTTGGTTGACCAAATTGTCCCACCGACAATCAACCTAGATGATCCTGAAGAAGGCTTAGATATTGACTTAGTACCTCACACCGCGCGTAAAGTTAGCGGCATGGAATATGCTGCATGTAACTCATTCGGTTTTGGTGGTACAAACGGCTGTTTGATCTTCAAAAAGATTTAA